The following proteins are co-located in the Solanum pennellii chromosome 1, SPENNV200 genome:
- the LOC107030828 gene encoding putative pectinesterase 11 — MDATSFIIQFHLILILFICCNTSTNLAMAANNSSTNFSTAILIRVDQSGQGDFKKIQDAIDAVPSNNTELFFIWVKPGTYREKIVVPADKPFITLSGTEASNTIITSSEGGDITESPTLTVLASDFVARYLTIQNLFGTSGKAVALKVKGDRGAFYSCKIQSYQDTLLDDSGRHYYNNCYIEGAVDFIFGSAASLYERCHIHSVAAGAITAQGRETPLENSGFTFLGCKITGTGGNTSLGRPWGSYSRVVFAYTFMANIIQPEGWNDWGDSTKQSTSYYGEYKCYGPGANRSKRVVWSRSLSNEDAAPFLTKNMIGGRNWLRPAPTHFKRSGSTNIVTSTGEN, encoded by the exons ATGGATGCtacttcattcataattcaatttcatcttatattaaTTCTATTCATTTGTTGTAATACGTCAACTAATTTAGCCATGGCTGCAAACAACTCTAGTACAAATTTTTCCACAGCCATTCTAATTAGAGTGGACCAATCAGGCCAGGGagattttaagaaaattcaAGATGCTATTGATGCTGTTCCATCGAATAATACTGAATTATTCTTCATTTGGGTTAAGCCAGGGACTTACAG AGAGAAGATTGTGGTACCTGCTGATAAGCCATTCATCACGTTGAGTGGAACAGAGGCTTCTAACACAATAATTACATCTAGTGAAGGTGGAGATATAACTGAATCTCCTACACTCACTGTATTAGCCTCCGATTTTGTTGCAAGATATTTAACAATACAG AATTTATTCGGAACGAGTGGCAAAGCCGTGGCACTAAAGGTTAAAGGAGATAGAGGTGCATTCTATAGTTGTAAAATTCAATCGTATCAAGACACTTTGTTAGACGATAGTGGTAGGCATTATTACAACAATTGTTACATTGAAGGGGCCGTTGATTTTATTTTCGGTAGCGCAGCTTCTCTATATGAA AGGTGTCATATTCATTCAGTTGCAGCAGGGGCAATCACAGCTCAAGGCAGAGAGACCCCTTTAGAAAATTCAGGATTTACATTTTTAGGTTGCAAGATAACAGGTACAGGAGGGAACACTTCACTAGGAAGACCATGGGGTTCATATTCTAGGGTTGTTTTTGCCTACACATTTATGGCTAATATCATACAGCCAGAGGGATGGAATGACTGGGGAGATTCTACCAAGCAAAG CACTTCGTACTATGGTGAATACAAGTGTTATGGACCGGGTGCTAATAGATCAAAAAGGGTGGTTTGGTCACGTAGCTTATCGAACGAGGACGCTGCGCCATTTCTGACCAAGAATATGATTGGTGGGCGAAATTGGTTAAGGCCCGCCCCGACCCATTTCAAAAGATCAGGCTCAACAAATATTGTTACTTCTACTGGAGAAAATTGA
- the LOC107015462 gene encoding syntaxin-112-like: MNDLMTKSFLSYVELKKQAMMDVEAGPDIEMGQLDPTDERNLSKFFEEVAVIKSDMEEINNLLVNLQDLNRKTKSAPSAKILQGLRDQINSDIITVLRKAKMIKTRLELLDKSNLDNRGVSGSPVDRTRISVTNGLRIKLRDMMNDFQCLRENIVAEHKEGLRKQYSNANGEEPSEEAIEKMMQERVFEKGVVENQDRHEAVKEIQKSLVELHQVFLDMAVMVETQGDQMNNIEQNVVNAGGYVNGGMKELDRANRMKRTRTWACWIGALVLIFLLICLIAILF, encoded by the coding sequence ATGAATGACCTGATGACGAAATCATTCTTAAGTTATGTGGAATTGAAGAAACAGGCTATGATGGATGTTGAAGCAGGGCCTGATATTGAGATGGGTCAACTCGACCCTACTGATGAAAGAAACCTCTCAAAATTCTTTGAAGAAGTTGCTGTAATTAAGTCTGATATGGAAGAGATTAACAATCTTCTTGTCAATCTTCAAGACCTTAATCGAAAAACCAAATCAGCCCCGAGTGCCAAAATTCTTCAAGGACTTAGAGATCAGATTAACTCTGACATTATTACTGTTCTTAGAAAGGCGAAAATGATCAAAACAAGACTTGAATTGCTAGATAAATCCAATCTTGACAATCGTGGCGTGTCAGGAAGTCCCGTTGATCGAACGAGGATTTCAGTGACTAATGGTTTGAGAATTAAACTGAGGGATATGATGAATGATTTTCAGTGCTTAAGGGAAAATATTGTAGCAGAACACAAAGAAGGCTTAAGAAAACAGTATAGTAATGCCAACGGGGAGGAACCGAGCGAGGAGGCGATTGAAAAGATGATGCAAGAAAGGGTTTTTGAAAAGGGGGTGGTGGAGAACCAGGATAGACATGAAGCTGTGAAAGAGATACAGAAAAGCTTGGTTGAGCTGCACCAAGTGTTTCTTGATATGGCTGTTATGGTTGAGACACAAGGTGATCAAATGAACAATATTGAGCAAAATGTGGTTAATGCTGGTGGATATGTGAATGGTGGGATGAAGGAGTTAGATCGTGCTAATCGAATGAAGAGAACGAGGACTTGGGCTTGTTGGATTGGCGCGTTGGTGCTGATTTTCTTGTTGATATGCCTTATTGcaattctattttga
- the LOC107014358 gene encoding uncharacterized protein LOC107014358, with protein sequence MKADFSLKNLGKTPTPFFNGRWFTAFASILILSVSGGTYLFGLYSQHVKSSLGYDQTTLNLLSFFKDVGANVGIIAGLINEVCPPWVVLLIGSLMNFSGYIYLWLAVNGDELVKPQVWQMCLCLMIGANSQTFTNTGALVTCVKNFPESRGIVIGLLKGFVGLSGAIITQLFHAIYGNNGKSLVLLIAWLPPFVCCTLLRYVRVLKGVNRQENEVKIFYQLLYISLGLAGFLLMVTILQNRVAFTLVEYRLSSCVMLLLLFAPIVVVIREELRIGKNRKQVLDDFTPLKGLEQGKLPSRSQGKEVLWFKNVFKPPERGEDYTILQALLSIDMLILFITTIFGAGGTLTAIDNIGQIGKALGYPNTSIATFTSLVSIWGYLGRVVSGFVSEIFLTKYKVPRPLMLTFVLLLSCFGHILIAMGVPSLLDVALAILGFCFGAMAPLIFSIISELFGLKHYATLLNFGGAASPIGAYVFNVRLVGHFYDKEALRQMAALGLYRKPGDHLTCIGIECYRSSFLIIAAASFVGCIISYILVLRTRKFYKGDIYKKFREQE encoded by the coding sequence ATGAAGGCAGATTTCAGTTTGAAAAATTTGGGTAAAACCCCAACGCCTTTCTTCAATGGGCGATGGTTCACTGCTTTTGCTTCAATCTTGATCTTGTCTGTTTCTGGTGGCACTTACTTATTTGGTCTTTACTCACAACATGTCAAATCTTCATTGGGTTATGATCAAACAACCTTAAATCTGTTATCTTTCTTTAAGGATGTGGGTGCCAATGTAGGAATCATTGCTGGTTTAATCAATGAAGTTTGCCCACCATGGGTTGTTCTTCTAATTGGGTCATTAATGAATTTTTCTGGGTACATTTACTTATGGTTAGCAGTCAACGGTGATGAATTAGTCAAACCCCAGGTTTGGCAAATGTGTTTATGTTTAATGATTGGTGCAAATTCTCAAACTTTTACTAATACTGGTGCTTTAGTAACTTGTGTTAAAAATTTCCCAGAAAGTAGGGGAATTGTGATTGGATTGTTAAAGGGTTTTGTTGGTTTAAGTGGTGCAATTATAACACAATTGTTTCATGCTATTTATGGGAATAATGGGAAATCTTTAGTGTTGTTAATTGCTTGGCTTCCACCATTTGTTTGTTGTACTTTGCTTAGGTATGTTAGGGTTTTGAAAGGCGTTAATCGTCAAGAAAATGAGGTGAAGATTTTTTATCAGCTTCTTTATATATCACTTGGTCTTGCTGGATTTCTGTTAATGGTCACCATTTTGCAAAATAGGGTAGCTTTCACTTTAGTTGAATATAGATTGAGTTCTTGTGTcatgttgcttttgttgtttGCACCTATTGTTGTTGTAATCAGAGAAGAATTGAGAATTGGGAAGAATAGGAAACAAGTTTTAGATGATTTTACGCCGTTGAAAGGACTTGAGCAAGGGAAGTTACCTTCAAGAAGTCAGGGGAAAGAAGTTTTATGGTTCAAGAATGTGTTTAAGCCACCGGAGAGAGGTGAAGATTATACGATTTTGCAAGCACTTTTGAGCATTGACATGTTGATTTTGTTTATTACTACTATCTTTGGAGCGGGTGGTACGTTGACTGCTATTGATAACATAGGTCAAATTGGTAAGGCGTTAGGATATCCTAATACGAGTATTGCAACATTTACTTCACTAGTGAGTATATGGGGTTATCTTGGAAGAGTAGTCTCTGGCTTTGTCTCTGAGATTTTCTTGACAAAGTATAAAGTACCTCGTCCGTTGATGCTTACCTTTGTGCTCCTTTTATCTTGCTTTGGCCATATTCTTATTGCAATGGGTGTTCCAAGTCTTCTTGATGTTGCATTGGCTATTCTTGGGTTTTGCTTTGGAGCTATGGCACCTTTGAtattttccatcatatcagaacTTTTTGGCCTAAAACACTATGCTACACTGCTCAACTTTGGCGGAGCAGCCAGTCCAATTGGAGCTTATGTATTCAATGTTAGATTGGTTGGTCATTTTTATGACAAGGAAGCTTTGAGGCAAATGGCAGCTTTGGGACTTTATAGGAAGCCAGGGGATCATTTAACATGCATCGGTATCGAGTGTTACAGGTCTTCTTTTCTGATAATTGCTGCAGCAAGTTTTGTAGGGTGCATTATATCATACATTTTGGTACTTAGAACAAGAAAGTTCTATAAAGGCGATATTTACAAGAAGTTCAGAGAGCAAGAGTAA
- the LOC107008073 gene encoding protein RER1B: MEGVGGDGASAATALNQRRHELSKLFQYYLDKTTPHATYRWIGTFVLALLYALRVYYVQGFYVVTYGLGIYILNLLIGFLSPLVDPELEPSDGPMLPTKGSDEFKPFIRRLPEFKFWYAITKAFCVAFVMTFFSLFDVPVFWPILLCYWIVLFVLTMRRQITHMIKYRYIPFNLGKQKYSGKRPSASGSSPRAD, translated from the exons ATGGAGGGTGTTGGAGGTGATGGTGCCTCAGCGGCTACAGCATTGAACCAGCGGAGGCATGAACTTTCAAAACTTTTCCAATACTATTTAGATAAAACTACTCCACATGCTACATATAGGTGGATTGGAACTTTTGTCTTAGCATTGCTTTATGCTCTGCGGGTTTATTATGTTCAAGGATTCTATGTTGTTACCTATGGATTGGGCATCTACATTCTTAATTTGCTGATTGGTTTCCTGTCACCTCTTGTTGACCCTGAGCTGGAACCTTCGGATGGACCTATGTTACCAACTAAAGGTTCAGATGAATTCAAGCCTTTCATACGTCGCCTCCCAGAGTTCAAGTTCTG GTATGCCATAACAAAGGCTTTCTGTGTGGCATTTGTCATGACTTTCTTCTCCCTATTTGATGTTCCTGTTTTCTGGCCTATATTGTTGTGCTACTGGATTGTTCTATTTGTTCTTACCATGAGGCGACAAATTACACACATGATTAAATACAGATACATTCCTTTCAACCTTGGAAAGCAG AAATATTCCGGGAAAAGGCCATCAGCAAGTGGCAGCAGCCCAAGAGCCGACTGA